The Arachis hypogaea cultivar Tifrunner chromosome 16, arahy.Tifrunner.gnm2.J5K5, whole genome shotgun sequence genome contains a region encoding:
- the LOC140180303 gene encoding uncharacterized protein, translating to MVSRYCYEVPDKCLGDIMRCSPTYSKDLPFGGKMIVLGGDFRQILPVIPRESRQDIVHSTVNSSYLWKFCQVLKLTKNMRLSVETTASDQDETEQFDIVEEVNNHLMAIIPEGEKLYLSSDSICMDEGNMESQLDLYGPELLNSINCSGLPPHKLILKIGVPMMLLRNIDQFSGLCNGTRLQVRKFGNHVIECEVLTGNNVGHIALIPKMNMVPTNETVPVRFQRRQFPIIVSFAMTINKSQGQTLSHVGLCLPKPIFTHDQLYVALSRVKSKRNLKVLLMNHVGISANSIINVVYREVFEKIVF from the exons ATGGTTAGTAGGTACTGCTATGAAGTGCCTGATAAATGCTTGGGTGATATCATGAGGTGTTCTCCAACATATAGCAAAGATTTGCCCTTTGGAGGAAAAATGATTGTACTAGGTGGAGACTTTAGACAAATTCTTCCTGTCATTCCACGAGAATCGAGACAAGATATCGTTCATTCAACCGTGAATTCGTCTTACCTTTGGAAGTTTTGTCAGGtgctcaaactaacaaaaaaCATGAGACTCTCTGTAGAGACGACTGCTTCAGATCAAGATGAGACAGAGCAATTTG ACATCGTTGAAGAGGTCAACAACCATCTGATGGCTATCATTCCTGAAGGGGAAAAATTATATCTTAGTTCGGATTCTATTTGTATGGATGAAGGAAATATGGAGAGTCAACTAGATCTCTATGGTCCTGAATTACTGAATAGCATAAATTGCTCTGGTTTGCCTCCACATAAGTTAATACTCAAGATTGGTGTTCCGATGATGTTACTGAGGAATATTGACCAATTCAGTGGTCTTTGTAATGGTACAAGGCTACAAGTTAGGAAGTTTGGAAATCATGTCATAGAATGTGAAGTCTTAACGGGTAATAATGTTGGTCATATTGCTTTGATTCCAAAAATGAATATGGTACCAACAAATGAAACCGTCCCAGTTAGATTCCAACGAAGACAGTTTCCTATAATAGTATCGTTTGCTATGACAATTAACAAGTCTCAGGGACAAACTTTATCTCATGTTGGATTGTGCTTGCCCAAACCAATTTTTACACATGACCAACTATATGTGGCactttcaagagttaagagtaagagaaatttaaaagttttacttATGAATCATGTAGGAATATCTGCAAATTCAATCATCAATGTTGTTTATAGAGAAGTCTTTGAAAAAATAGTAttctaa